One genomic window of Microcoleus sp. AS-A8 includes the following:
- a CDS encoding glycosyltransferase family 4 protein, giving the protein MRILFLHSNFPAQFRHLAVALAQDSKHKVVFGTTRKEGTLPGVYKAIYTPSREAHPQTHHYVRTLENAVLQGQAVYRLADQLKAQSFIPDVVYAHSGWGPSLFIKDIFPKAKLLCYFEWFYHAHGSDADFDPSEPLTADDEARIRIKNAPILIDLYSCDRGLAPTYWQQQQFPPEYHNKIKVHHDGVDTQFFQPQPGAKLFLPRINLDLREVPEIVTYVARGMEPYRGFPQLIETVALLQKRRPQCHVVIVGENRVAYGRTLPDGKTYKDVMLEKVPLDLNRVHFTGLLPYPEYLQVLQASSVHLYLTRPFVLSWSMLEALSTGCLVVASHTAPVTEMIQDGVNGLLVDFFDTQAICDRIEYALDNPTQMVSIRHQARETILERYDLAQLLPQHLQWIQEITEQ; this is encoded by the coding sequence ATGCGTATTTTATTTTTACACTCCAACTTTCCAGCCCAGTTTCGGCACCTCGCTGTCGCCTTAGCTCAAGACTCCAAACATAAAGTTGTCTTCGGCACGACTCGCAAGGAAGGAACGCTCCCCGGAGTCTATAAAGCTATCTATACCCCCTCGCGCGAAGCTCACCCCCAAACTCATCACTATGTGCGAACTTTGGAAAATGCGGTGCTTCAGGGTCAAGCCGTTTATCGTCTCGCTGACCAACTCAAGGCTCAAAGCTTTATCCCAGATGTGGTTTATGCTCATTCCGGTTGGGGGCCAAGTTTATTTATAAAAGATATCTTTCCCAAAGCTAAGCTTCTTTGCTACTTTGAATGGTTTTATCATGCTCACGGTTCAGATGCCGACTTTGACCCCAGTGAACCCCTGACGGCTGACGATGAAGCTCGTATTCGCATCAAGAATGCACCCATATTAATCGATCTCTATAGTTGCGATCGCGGACTGGCTCCCACCTATTGGCAACAACAGCAATTCCCACCGGAATATCACAACAAAATTAAGGTTCACCATGATGGCGTGGATACTCAATTCTTCCAGCCCCAACCAGGCGCGAAGTTATTCCTACCCCGCATCAATCTAGACTTGCGAGAAGTTCCTGAAATCGTGACCTATGTGGCGCGGGGAATGGAACCCTATCGAGGCTTTCCGCAATTAATTGAGACTGTAGCATTGCTGCAAAAGCGACGCCCTCAGTGTCATGTTGTGATTGTCGGAGAAAACCGCGTAGCTTATGGCAGGACGCTGCCCGACGGCAAAACCTACAAGGATGTAATGCTGGAAAAAGTGCCCCTCGACCTCAACCGAGTCCACTTTACCGGTTTGCTCCCTTACCCGGAATACTTGCAAGTTCTCCAAGCAAGTTCCGTCCATCTTTACCTTACCCGCCCGTTCGTTTTGTCCTGGTCAATGCTAGAAGCACTATCCACCGGTTGTTTGGTGGTGGCTTCTCATACAGCGCCCGTAACTGAGATGATTCAGGACGGTGTCAATGGTCTGTTGGTCGATTTTTTCGATACCCAAGCCATTTGCGATCGCATCGAATATGCTCTTGACAATCCGACGCAGATGGTATCCATTCGCCATCAAGCGAGGGAAACCATTTTAGAGCGTTACGATTTGGCTCAATTATTACCACAACACTTGCAGTGGATACAGGAAATTACTGAACAATGA
- a CDS encoding Uma2 family endonuclease yields the protein MTVSKNQFYILREDYLEGEQVSPIKHEYRRGQVYARVGAKKPHIIIIASNLIKLLCNHLNNSPCLVLSSDIKARIGEADCYRADYLALGNS from the coding sequence ATGACTGTTAGCAAAAACCAATTCTATATCTTAAGAGAAGATTATTTAGAGGGAGAGCAAGTCAGCCCGATCAAGCATGAGTATAGACGTGGACAAGTTTATGCAAGGGTTGGGGCAAAGAAGCCTCATATTATTATTATTGCGAGTAACTTAATAAAGCTATTATGTAATCACCTCAATAATAGCCCTTGCCTTGTTCTCAGTTCGGATATTAAAGCCAGGATTGGGGAAGCGGATTGCTATCGAGCAGATTATTTGGCTTTGGGCAATTCATGA
- a CDS encoding DUF29 domain-containing protein encodes MYTSHLYETDFYGWTQEQVTLLKAQQWDRLDTINLIEEIESLGRKERQELRNRLGVLLGHLLKWQFQSDKRSNSWLGTIREQRVQIRLLLQDSPSLKSYLDEVFLAAYELGLALAIRETQLDEQVFPEECPYTSEQVMNPEFLPEPNQMDG; translated from the coding sequence ATGTATACATCTCACCTTTATGAAACAGATTTTTATGGCTGGACTCAAGAGCAGGTGACGCTGCTCAAAGCTCAGCAGTGGGATCGATTAGACACGATCAATCTGATTGAGGAAATTGAATCTTTGGGCAGAAAAGAGCGACAAGAACTGAGAAATCGACTAGGAGTGTTGTTAGGACACCTCCTGAAGTGGCAATTTCAATCTGACAAACGCAGCAATAGTTGGTTGGGTACAATTCGAGAACAACGGGTTCAGATCAGGTTGCTTTTGCAGGATAGCCCTAGTTTGAAGTCTTATCTAGATGAGGTTTTTCTTGCTGCTTACGAGCTAGGCTTAGCTTTGGCAATTCGAGAGACTCAGTTGGACGAACAGGTTTTTCCAGAAGAATGCCCCTACACTTCAGAACAAGTGATGAATCCTGAGTTCCTACCAGAGCCGAATCAGATGGATGGTTAA